One Myxococcus stipitatus DNA segment encodes these proteins:
- a CDS encoding Hint domain-containing protein, whose amino-acid sequence MLPMRRFVVMGAAIAGACFGPLTGCSSNPQESMPEFVGRNQQGVGEPGRLTRAEWSTYLSDQKYLHSIARPDVRIRLNLADAPQYRFALSRLKLAGKTPDNSPYLFKALEQRRLDHIAKGYQPGLLPKAATSQEGTAEIQEMHLIEEASVGETTPTANDGTGTAATTFPGGSIYTYVDVSYTDASGAALGDLAWSEEFDGGRKLTINTQGNLALTSQRRYRISSYKVEESAAEGVQDSYIYTEVGLNGGPAVNEAPRLTAPTVLAPLDVAFNDNVISVCLNRTWTQDCDYDLTGNPQSVTLPLKGSISITSSHVFDSTEIDRFKTNLGMGIAVPEAGHLKLILTNAGGGCDVTDGTTLVAKMGQFWNRVTLSPDKKTFSWDLTGGNAAFFDDGCRQVQDEVKLTAFITLPLISAGTTYRSSITLSNDPAALRPDYVFKKITVTNSCLAAGTEIELAEGKPAAIETLKAGDHVTNPFAPSLTVMDTAVGTETTPMVRIRSESGRSLLMTEMHPIQVAARGMVQARELKKGDLVMTKTGPSKLVEVRREAFTGKVYNVKVGTKAEQSALGEDQTAVYANGFLVGDGQIQKKYESIAQQPRTGDMLARLPSRWHRDYQLSLQRR is encoded by the coding sequence ATGCTGCCAATGCGTCGTTTCGTCGTGATGGGCGCGGCCATCGCCGGCGCCTGCTTCGGCCCGCTGACGGGCTGCTCGTCCAATCCCCAGGAGTCCATGCCGGAGTTCGTGGGCCGCAACCAGCAGGGCGTGGGCGAGCCCGGCCGCCTCACCCGGGCGGAGTGGTCCACCTACCTCTCCGACCAGAAGTACCTGCACTCCATCGCCAGGCCGGACGTGCGCATCCGGCTGAACCTGGCGGACGCGCCCCAGTACCGCTTCGCGCTGTCGCGCCTGAAGCTGGCCGGCAAGACGCCGGACAACTCGCCCTACCTGTTCAAGGCGCTGGAGCAGCGGCGCCTGGACCACATCGCCAAGGGCTACCAGCCAGGCCTGCTGCCCAAGGCGGCCACCAGCCAGGAGGGCACCGCCGAAATCCAGGAGATGCACCTCATCGAGGAGGCCAGCGTGGGCGAGACGACGCCCACGGCCAATGACGGCACGGGCACCGCCGCCACCACCTTCCCGGGCGGCTCCATCTACACCTACGTCGACGTCAGCTACACCGACGCGAGCGGCGCGGCGCTGGGGGACCTGGCCTGGAGCGAGGAGTTCGACGGCGGGCGCAAGCTCACCATCAACACCCAGGGCAACCTGGCGCTCACCAGCCAGCGGCGCTACCGCATCTCGTCGTACAAGGTCGAGGAGTCCGCGGCCGAGGGCGTCCAGGACTCCTACATCTACACGGAGGTGGGCCTCAACGGCGGCCCGGCCGTCAACGAGGCGCCCCGCCTGACGGCGCCCACCGTGCTGGCGCCGCTCGACGTGGCCTTCAACGACAACGTCATCTCCGTGTGCCTCAACCGCACCTGGACCCAGGACTGCGACTACGACCTGACCGGCAACCCGCAGTCCGTCACGCTGCCGCTGAAGGGCTCCATCTCCATCACCAGCAGCCACGTCTTCGACTCCACGGAGATCGACCGGTTCAAGACGAACCTGGGCATGGGCATCGCCGTCCCGGAGGCGGGTCACCTCAAGCTCATCCTCACCAACGCGGGCGGCGGCTGCGACGTCACCGACGGCACCACGCTCGTCGCCAAGATGGGTCAGTTCTGGAACCGCGTCACGCTGAGCCCGGACAAGAAGACCTTCTCCTGGGACCTGACCGGCGGCAACGCCGCCTTCTTCGACGACGGCTGCCGCCAGGTGCAGGACGAGGTGAAGCTGACCGCGTTCATCACCCTGCCGCTCATCTCCGCGGGCACCACGTACCGCTCCTCCATCACCCTGAGCAACGACCCGGCGGCCCTGCGTCCGGACTACGTCTTCAAGAAGATCACCGTCACCAACAGCTGCCTGGCGGCGGGCACCGAAATCGAGCTGGCCGAGGGCAAGCCGGCCGCCATCGAGACGCTGAAGGCCGGCGACCACGTCACCAACCCGTTCGCGCCGTCGCTGACGGTGATGGACACGGCGGTGGGCACCGAGACCACGCCCATGGTGCGCATCCGCAGCGAGTCGGGGCGCTCGCTGCTGATGACGGAGATGCACCCCATCCAGGTCGCCGCGCGCGGCATGGTCCAGGCACGCGAGCTGAAGAAGGGCGACCTGGTCATGACGAAGACGGGCCCCAGCAAGCTCGTCGAGGTCCGCCGCGAGGCGTTCACCGGCAAGGTCTACAACGTCAAGGTCGGCACCAAGGCGGAGCAGTCCGCGCTCGGCGAGGACCAGACGGCGGTGTACGCCAACGGCTTCCTCGTGGGTGACGGGCAGATCCAGAAGAAGTACGAGTCCATCGCCCAGCAGCCCAGGACGGGCGACATGCTCGCGCGCCTGCCGAGCCGGTGGCACCGCGACTACCAGCTGTCGCTCCAGCGCCGGTAG
- a CDS encoding M36 family metallopeptidase has product MVAALVLCAGCAVEPPSAPSPDLEAQVGRREAARGRAVIVSMDAERRVPTMMWAPSGAFLPGPGQRTPEAAAWGYLEAHASLYRLTPSQLDTVYVHRVHDTGRGGLIVFFRQRVGDVPVARTELKVLMARDLSLVAITGSLHDGVAALKDEATGPRDTFAVSPALAVRGALEDLFGLSLSQEVSVQPVPSLQRGTQRFDLRASTAGERSGISLVAPATVRRVYLPHEGRLVPAYAVGVLARRAGGNDRLGYEYMVDAAQGRTLRRSNRVFQDAFSYRVWADEDGTPRDGPLVDFTPHPTGLPDATYDPGFAAPRDITREGRGPPGLDPWLDANATQTSGNNVWAYADHFDPDGYTEGRDTQATPSPGARQFHHDFDPALGPMASPSQTRAALVNLFYTTNWLHDDFYASGFTEEMGNAQQDNYLRGGEGGDALLAEGQNQGPQGSVRNNAVIFVPDDGEPPRMEMYLWEVPEVTNVRVASVDYAAGKAHFGKRTFDLTGLDLVLASSGSPSVTTACTALTNDVVGDIVLADRGGGCSYELKAVNAQNAGAAALVVLNNIPGAAPPEMFDVDTSLDATLPVLSVTYEAGVALKSLLASGGTVTGAMSRQPTRPERDGTLDNTIIAHEWGHLLHLRLVDCDGMQCRAQSEGWADFIALHMMVRPTDAFAFNGTYGVGGYAAFNVGDSPYYGVRRAPYSRDPARNALRLRHISDEEPLPDSHPLQDNGVSHSEAHNAGEIWASMLFDGYLALLDQVGKPDSPYASFAEARRGMADLVVAGMLAAPPEPTFTEQRDALLMAAWSENPANPVAMRLLAKAFADRGAGTCASAPPRRALSFEAVKESNAVQPDLRFELVGVDDETRSCDASPDGVLDAGEAGTLRLKVINRGPGEVKDTSIAFASNLTQELGLPAGPLALPTVPPFGTADLSIPISAPLDSIQPQVLELTLTPGASLSCDARPQHLFARLDHDLGKDLVDTVESPATAWTATVLEGAADQRWRREVTDESTANALNHVWHMKDDYDFADTALVSPPLKISETVPFTLRFDHRHAFAFVDRGPGKRDYWSGGVIELTVDGGQTWEDVNRYVTPGYLGTLDPTTSNNLGGRAAYVDRSSSWPALVSSPLMDFGTRFRNQTLQLRFRFGSPWIVEAHGWDIDNITLTGVVDRPPFDTLVADTGSCEPVAHAGVDQVVEGGAEVTLQGSGSVTPVGATPTFDWKQVDGPTVELTGSTTPTPRFTAPRPTGDTPLTFELTVTFGPFSTKDRVAVTVRKAHDPDPDPDPGPGPSEGGCTSAPEGRGGGSVWLASTLLLLARAWRRGGTGLQEWTNANR; this is encoded by the coding sequence ATGGTGGCCGCGCTCGTGCTCTGTGCGGGCTGCGCGGTGGAGCCCCCCTCTGCTCCGTCTCCCGACCTGGAGGCACAGGTCGGGAGACGTGAGGCCGCCCGTGGGCGCGCCGTCATCGTCTCGATGGACGCGGAGCGCCGCGTCCCGACGATGATGTGGGCGCCGTCGGGCGCGTTCCTCCCGGGCCCCGGACAGCGGACGCCGGAAGCCGCGGCCTGGGGCTACCTGGAAGCCCACGCTTCGTTGTACCGGCTGACGCCCAGCCAGTTGGACACCGTCTACGTGCACCGCGTCCACGACACGGGCCGTGGGGGCCTCATCGTCTTCTTCCGCCAGCGCGTGGGAGACGTGCCGGTGGCCCGGACCGAACTGAAGGTGCTCATGGCCAGGGACCTGTCCCTGGTCGCCATCACCGGGAGCCTCCACGACGGCGTGGCGGCGCTGAAGGACGAAGCGACTGGCCCGCGAGACACCTTCGCGGTGTCGCCCGCCCTGGCGGTGCGAGGCGCGCTGGAGGACCTCTTCGGGCTCTCGCTGTCCCAGGAGGTCTCCGTCCAGCCCGTGCCCTCGCTCCAACGCGGCACGCAGCGGTTCGACCTGCGCGCGTCCACCGCCGGCGAACGCTCCGGCATCTCCCTGGTCGCTCCCGCGACCGTCCGGCGCGTCTATCTCCCCCACGAGGGGAGGCTGGTCCCCGCCTACGCGGTCGGAGTGCTCGCGCGGCGCGCGGGTGGGAATGACCGCCTGGGCTACGAATACATGGTCGACGCGGCGCAAGGGCGGACGCTGCGGCGCTCCAACCGCGTCTTCCAGGACGCATTCTCCTACCGCGTCTGGGCGGACGAGGATGGAACGCCGCGCGATGGACCGCTGGTGGACTTCACGCCCCATCCCACGGGGCTGCCGGATGCCACCTACGACCCGGGCTTCGCGGCGCCTCGGGACATCACGCGCGAGGGGCGAGGTCCTCCCGGGCTGGACCCGTGGCTGGACGCGAACGCGACGCAGACCTCCGGAAACAACGTCTGGGCCTACGCGGACCACTTCGACCCGGATGGCTACACCGAAGGCAGGGACACGCAGGCCACACCGAGCCCCGGCGCGCGCCAGTTCCACCACGACTTCGACCCGGCGCTCGGCCCCATGGCTTCGCCGAGCCAGACACGCGCCGCGCTCGTGAACCTCTTCTATACGACCAACTGGCTGCACGACGATTTCTACGCGTCTGGCTTCACGGAGGAGATGGGCAACGCCCAGCAGGACAACTACCTCCGGGGCGGCGAGGGCGGGGACGCACTCCTCGCCGAGGGCCAGAACCAGGGCCCCCAGGGCTCCGTGCGCAACAACGCGGTCATCTTCGTCCCCGACGATGGCGAACCGCCTCGCATGGAGATGTACCTCTGGGAGGTCCCGGAGGTGACGAACGTGCGGGTCGCGAGCGTCGACTACGCCGCGGGGAAGGCCCACTTCGGCAAGCGGACGTTCGACCTCACCGGCCTCGACCTGGTCCTGGCCAGCAGCGGTTCGCCCTCGGTCACCACCGCGTGCACGGCGCTGACCAACGACGTCGTCGGGGACATCGTCCTGGCCGACCGGGGAGGCGGCTGCTCCTACGAGCTCAAGGCCGTCAACGCGCAGAACGCGGGCGCCGCCGCCCTCGTCGTCCTCAACAACATCCCGGGCGCGGCTCCGCCGGAGATGTTCGACGTGGACACGAGCCTGGACGCGACCCTCCCCGTCCTGTCCGTCACCTACGAGGCGGGCGTCGCGCTCAAGAGCCTGCTGGCGAGCGGAGGCACCGTCACCGGCGCCATGTCTCGCCAGCCGACCCGCCCCGAGCGGGATGGGACCCTCGACAACACCATCATCGCGCACGAGTGGGGCCACCTGCTCCACCTGCGACTGGTGGACTGCGACGGGATGCAGTGCAGGGCCCAGAGCGAGGGGTGGGCGGACTTCATCGCGCTCCACATGATGGTGCGCCCCACGGACGCCTTCGCCTTCAACGGGACGTACGGCGTCGGCGGCTATGCGGCGTTCAACGTCGGGGACAGCCCCTACTACGGCGTGCGCCGGGCCCCCTATTCGCGCGACCCGGCGCGCAACGCGCTGCGCTTGCGACACATCAGCGACGAGGAGCCCCTCCCCGACAGCCACCCCCTCCAGGACAACGGGGTCTCCCATTCGGAAGCACACAACGCCGGAGAAATCTGGGCGTCGATGCTCTTCGATGGCTACCTCGCGCTGCTCGACCAGGTCGGCAAGCCCGACTCGCCCTATGCCAGCTTCGCGGAGGCCAGGCGCGGCATGGCGGACCTCGTGGTGGCGGGAATGCTGGCGGCGCCGCCGGAGCCCACCTTCACCGAACAGCGCGATGCCCTGCTCATGGCGGCCTGGAGCGAGAACCCCGCGAACCCTGTGGCCATGCGGCTGTTGGCCAAGGCCTTCGCCGACCGCGGGGCGGGCACCTGCGCCAGCGCGCCTCCGCGCCGGGCCCTCTCCTTCGAGGCGGTGAAGGAGTCCAACGCGGTCCAACCCGACCTCCGCTTCGAGCTCGTGGGCGTCGACGATGAGACCCGCTCGTGCGACGCCAGCCCGGATGGCGTCCTCGACGCGGGCGAGGCGGGCACCCTGCGACTGAAGGTGATCAACCGGGGGCCCGGCGAGGTGAAGGACACCTCCATCGCGTTCGCGAGCAACCTGACCCAGGAGCTGGGCCTGCCGGCGGGCCCCCTCGCCCTCCCGACCGTGCCACCCTTCGGCACCGCGGACCTGTCGATCCCCATCTCGGCCCCTCTCGATTCCATCCAGCCCCAGGTCCTCGAGCTGACGCTCACGCCAGGCGCCAGCCTCAGCTGCGACGCGCGTCCCCAACACCTCTTCGCCCGGCTCGACCACGACCTGGGGAAGGACCTCGTGGACACGGTCGAGAGTCCGGCGACGGCCTGGACGGCGACGGTGCTCGAAGGGGCCGCCGACCAGCGCTGGCGGCGCGAGGTGACCGACGAGAGCACGGCCAACGCGCTCAACCACGTCTGGCACATGAAGGACGACTACGACTTCGCGGACACGGCGCTGGTGTCCCCACCCTTGAAGATTTCCGAGACAGTCCCCTTCACCCTGCGCTTCGACCACCGCCACGCCTTCGCGTTCGTCGACCGGGGGCCGGGCAAGCGTGACTACTGGTCAGGCGGTGTCATCGAGCTCACCGTGGACGGGGGGCAGACCTGGGAGGACGTGAACCGCTACGTCACGCCTGGATATCTGGGGACGCTCGACCCGACGACGAGCAACAACCTGGGCGGGCGCGCCGCCTACGTGGACCGGAGCAGCAGCTGGCCGGCGCTGGTCTCCTCGCCGCTCATGGACTTCGGCACGCGGTTCAGGAACCAGACGCTCCAGCTGCGCTTCCGCTTCGGCTCTCCGTGGATCGTCGAAGCCCATGGCTGGGACATCGACAACATCACCCTGACCGGGGTCGTCGACCGGCCGCCCTTCGACACCCTCGTCGCCGACACCGGCTCCTGCGAGCCCGTCGCCCACGCGGGCGTCGACCAGGTCGTCGAAGGAGGAGCGGAGGTCACCCTCCAGGGCTCCGGCAGCGTGACGCCCGTCGGAGCCACGCCGACCTTCGACTGGAAGCAGGTCGACGGCCCCACCGTGGAGCTGACGGGGAGCACCACCCCCACGCCCCGATTCACCGCGCCCAGGCCGACGGGGGACACGCCGCTCACCTTCGAGCTGACCGTGACGTTCGGTCCCTTCTCGACGAAGGACCGCGTGGCCGTCACCGTCAGGAAGGCCCACGACCCGGACCCCGACCCCGACCCGGGCCCGGGTCCGTCCGAGGGCGGATGCACGAGCGCCCCCGAGGGACGCGGAGGTGGGAGTGTGTGGCTCGCGAGCACGCTGCTGCTGCTCGCGCGCGCCTGGAGGCGAGGGGGTACGGGGCTCCAGGAGTGGACGAACGCCAACCGGTAG
- a CDS encoding choice-of-anchor A family protein codes for MQTRKSLLLPFVVALVAACGGDAPPPPSPRSTQQPTAQGAQRRLSDEAVAERRRAATLSLARPVAAVSTLASAMEVSNALDLPAGMVASSSLVALNPQAAMVLNKYGDDITPRKGDSLVVLSTGNINDASHLPEPGTDFPPTGADGDVVTFRVTVKVPLGNNRMSFDYRFLSAESPEYIGTQYNDTFNAHVEDVSGRRLVATASVNSSTFFDVSTTRARGTYYDTLFADDPSGVDFFPITYPPDIMRFPDAGVTDFRTANFEVIPGGSVTLEFDLRDLGDGVLDSAVVIDNITFANMEVVDPNPTLIHNYLGTVVTDTSQLVNATEAVPHIQGIAADGVTQVLLRVKVATAGRVRFSIDGASPADGTVSAVGSLARAASVDVNTVPFGGVHYAFALYISPADFDSGGFAAATTRPLKLKAEYVPNSGTGFTTQVGLAIVRPPVVLVHDVWSSCDFITSTDDSFAKSELFRLTCADYSSTASERMTSAANQLAVPESIEEALDEMRQAQLAVTQVDVIAHGMGGLLARKYVDWANYRAYDSFMEGKINRLITLNTPHNGTRLANAAVAMREYIKVADPTAWAQVVDALALLTPPIHLEVAGGAAIDDLQVDSPVIEGIRQTSVPSHVFVSQGAQSLPRTPTFTLLPDNIKVLYTKLETYHPQTHGQPATVRQQLILGTNSKVFCGDPHDVFVPTYDQQGGLPNGSSAISNFTVVTTNRDSEHFKVPNDKDHGSSLVALLNSPVGGANFAPSLPSPADVPAQDGCGGFAPAAPAMEVLKQARASAAAGSLSITYPTPDTRVKPGSTLTVNVSASGGFQPETVVIVGAGRATILEAAPFSTLFQIPEEAIGTVEFVAFGIDAQGQMLSSPHVSLPVVNSAGLKTIEVLNGDATLSGPGARRKLVVHGLYSDGVTRDISSPTLGTRYSTSNASIATITADGTLTGVSKGMATVMVLNGTVLTSITVTVGDTATNPCIQVRLGEYNLFVLDDYMEGNEVYGKVAAGRDVSLQNFSVGAKLPENDFSNALVAGGSLSLANGTLYGDVRYGGKYITDGKVYIKRGTIARGTPINFSALGNALQSLSSNLADLPATGKAVIESWGGISLYGKESVNVFELKASAFKDAKLLTIEAPEKSLVVINVRGTSALFTNFGHVFNGGIDETGVLFNFPDATYLEAYDYGFYGTVLAPKADMSFYEGSFVGGLYVRSLKGNAVGQLSRLRDTNICGK; via the coding sequence ATGCAGACGCGCAAGTCCTTGCTGCTCCCGTTCGTCGTCGCGCTGGTGGCGGCGTGCGGTGGAGATGCTCCCCCCCCGCCTTCGCCGCGGTCCACCCAGCAGCCCACGGCGCAAGGGGCCCAGCGACGCCTGAGCGACGAGGCGGTGGCCGAGCGCCGCCGCGCCGCGACCCTGAGCCTGGCCAGGCCCGTGGCCGCGGTCTCCACGCTCGCCAGCGCGATGGAGGTCTCCAACGCGCTCGACCTGCCGGCGGGAATGGTGGCGAGCTCGTCGCTCGTGGCCCTCAATCCCCAGGCGGCCATGGTGCTGAACAAGTACGGCGACGACATCACGCCTCGCAAGGGCGACTCGCTGGTCGTCCTGAGCACGGGCAACATCAACGACGCCAGCCACCTGCCCGAGCCCGGCACGGACTTCCCGCCCACGGGCGCGGACGGTGACGTGGTCACCTTCCGGGTCACCGTCAAGGTGCCGCTCGGCAACAACCGCATGTCCTTCGACTACCGGTTCCTGAGCGCCGAATCGCCCGAATACATCGGGACCCAGTACAACGACACGTTCAACGCCCACGTCGAGGACGTGAGCGGCCGGCGCCTGGTGGCCACCGCGTCCGTGAACAGCTCCACCTTCTTCGACGTGTCCACCACCCGCGCCCGCGGCACCTACTACGACACGCTGTTCGCGGACGACCCGTCCGGCGTCGACTTCTTCCCCATCACCTATCCGCCGGACATCATGCGCTTCCCGGACGCGGGGGTGACTGACTTCAGGACCGCCAACTTCGAGGTCATTCCCGGCGGCAGCGTCACGCTGGAGTTCGACCTGCGGGACCTGGGCGACGGCGTGCTGGACTCCGCGGTGGTCATCGACAACATCACCTTCGCCAACATGGAGGTGGTGGACCCCAACCCCACGCTCATCCACAACTACCTGGGGACCGTGGTGACGGACACCTCGCAGCTGGTGAACGCGACGGAAGCCGTGCCGCACATCCAGGGTATCGCCGCGGATGGCGTGACGCAGGTGCTCCTGCGCGTCAAGGTCGCCACCGCTGGCCGCGTGAGGTTCTCCATCGACGGCGCGAGCCCCGCGGACGGCACCGTGAGCGCCGTCGGGAGCCTCGCCCGCGCCGCCTCCGTCGACGTGAACACCGTGCCCTTCGGCGGCGTCCACTACGCGTTCGCCCTGTACATCAGCCCCGCGGACTTCGACAGCGGAGGCTTCGCCGCCGCCACCACCCGGCCCTTGAAGCTCAAGGCCGAATACGTCCCCAATTCAGGCACGGGGTTCACGACCCAGGTCGGGCTCGCCATCGTGCGTCCGCCCGTGGTCCTGGTCCACGACGTCTGGTCGTCGTGCGACTTCATCACCTCCACGGACGACAGCTTCGCCAAGAGCGAGCTGTTCCGGCTGACGTGCGCGGACTACTCGTCGACGGCCTCGGAGCGGATGACCTCCGCCGCCAACCAGCTCGCGGTGCCGGAGAGCATCGAGGAGGCCCTGGACGAGATGCGCCAGGCGCAGCTCGCCGTCACCCAGGTGGACGTCATCGCCCACGGCATGGGGGGGCTGCTCGCCCGCAAGTACGTCGACTGGGCCAACTACCGGGCCTACGACAGCTTCATGGAGGGGAAGATCAACCGCCTCATCACCTTGAATACGCCGCACAACGGCACGCGCCTGGCGAACGCCGCCGTGGCCATGCGCGAGTACATCAAGGTCGCCGACCCCACGGCCTGGGCCCAGGTCGTGGACGCGCTGGCCCTCCTGACGCCGCCCATCCACCTCGAGGTCGCCGGCGGCGCCGCCATCGACGACCTGCAGGTGGACAGCCCGGTCATCGAAGGCATCCGGCAGACCTCCGTCCCCAGCCATGTCTTCGTCAGCCAGGGCGCCCAGAGCCTGCCACGCACGCCCACCTTCACCCTCCTGCCCGACAACATCAAGGTGCTGTACACCAAGCTGGAGACCTACCATCCGCAGACGCATGGCCAGCCGGCCACCGTCCGGCAGCAGCTCATCCTCGGGACCAACAGCAAGGTGTTCTGCGGGGACCCGCATGACGTCTTCGTCCCCACCTACGACCAGCAGGGCGGCCTGCCCAATGGGAGCTCCGCCATCAGCAACTTCACCGTGGTCACGACGAACCGGGACTCCGAGCACTTCAAGGTCCCCAACGACAAGGACCATGGTTCCTCGCTCGTCGCGTTGCTCAACAGCCCCGTCGGTGGCGCCAACTTCGCCCCCAGCCTGCCCAGCCCCGCGGACGTGCCCGCGCAGGACGGCTGTGGCGGGTTCGCCCCCGCCGCGCCCGCGATGGAGGTCCTGAAGCAGGCCCGCGCCAGCGCGGCCGCCGGGAGCCTGAGCATCACCTACCCCACGCCCGACACCCGGGTGAAGCCAGGGAGCACCCTCACCGTCAACGTGTCCGCCTCCGGGGGATTCCAGCCCGAAACGGTCGTCATCGTCGGCGCGGGGCGCGCCACCATCCTCGAGGCCGCGCCGTTCTCGACGCTGTTCCAGATTCCCGAGGAGGCCATCGGCACCGTCGAGTTCGTGGCCTTCGGCATCGACGCCCAGGGCCAGATGCTGTCGTCGCCTCACGTCTCGCTGCCCGTGGTGAACTCGGCCGGGTTGAAGACCATCGAGGTCCTCAACGGCGACGCCACCCTCAGCGGCCCGGGCGCCAGGCGCAAGCTGGTCGTGCACGGCCTCTATTCGGATGGCGTGACGCGGGACATCTCCTCGCCCACCCTGGGAACGCGCTACTCCACGTCGAACGCCAGCATCGCCACCATCACCGCCGACGGGACGCTGACCGGCGTCTCCAAGGGCATGGCCACCGTCATGGTGCTCAACGGGACGGTGCTCACCAGCATCACCGTCACCGTCGGCGACACGGCGACGAACCCGTGCATCCAGGTCCGCCTGGGCGAGTACAACCTCTTCGTCCTCGACGACTACATGGAGGGCAACGAGGTCTACGGGAAGGTCGCCGCGGGCCGCGACGTGTCCCTCCAGAACTTCTCGGTGGGCGCCAAGCTCCCGGAGAACGACTTCTCGAACGCGCTCGTCGCCGGAGGCTCCCTCTCGCTCGCCAACGGCACCCTCTACGGCGACGTCCGGTACGGCGGCAAGTACATCACCGACGGCAAGGTCTACATCAAGCGAGGCACCATCGCCCGGGGGACGCCCATCAACTTCTCCGCCCTGGGCAATGCCCTGCAATCCCTGTCGAGCAACCTCGCGGACCTGCCCGCCACCGGCAAGGCGGTCATCGAGTCGTGGGGCGGCATCTCCCTGTATGGCAAGGAGTCGGTGAACGTCTTCGAGCTCAAGGCCAGCGCCTTCAAGGACGCCAAGCTGCTCACCATCGAGGCGCCCGAGAAGAGCCTGGTGGTCATCAACGTCCGCGGCACCTCCGCGCTGTTCACCAACTTCGGCCACGTCTTCAACGGCGGCATCGACGAGACCGGCGTCCTCTTCAACTTCCCGGACGCCACCTACCTCGAGGCGTATGATTATGGATTCTACGGCACAGTGCTTGCACCAAAGGCAGACATGTCCTTCTACGAGGGGAGCTTCGTGGGCGGGCTCTATGTCCGCTCGCTGAAGGGCAATGCCGTGGGACAGCTCAGCCGGCTGCGGGACACGAACATCTGCGGCAAGTGA
- a CDS encoding S8 family serine peptidase: MQTQQTRDGHRRATRGPILPLVAMLSLAFTGCSEPASPAEDTPPERLMSRVAPLHKAAAADLAVPGEYIVVFGAEVGTTEIDDAVAQVNNAGGDNSILHQYGVIPGFSAKLDATQLGALLTNPAVAYVEENAVAEVNTTYPSPADGIDRVDQRLGRDGFYNDHGRSGAGVHLYIVDTGINSRHTEFTGRVGNGFTSINDGRGVEDCHGHGTHVSSTAAGTQYGIARQARIHPVRVLDCNGFGSWAGVIAGVDFVRANCPTQDGPCVANMSLGGGRSDAVNTAVANAVAAGVTFVVAAGNESTDACTRSPASTPSAITVAATDDNDRRATFSNFGACVDLFAPGVSILGAWVGSTTATRSIDGTSMASPHVAGAAANYLGDHRTARPAQVELNVEGSASLDCVTDERGSPDVFLFTDLNQGNYHCTNEVASCKGFCGGQSYGCFCDETCARYGDCCPDYTTVCQ; encoded by the coding sequence ATGCAGACACAGCAGACACGTGACGGCCACCGTCGAGCCACGCGCGGTCCCATCCTGCCCCTGGTCGCAATGCTCTCGCTGGCCTTCACGGGATGCAGCGAGCCGGCATCCCCGGCGGAGGACACGCCGCCCGAGCGGCTGATGAGCCGCGTGGCGCCGCTGCACAAGGCCGCGGCCGCCGACCTGGCCGTGCCCGGTGAGTACATCGTGGTCTTCGGCGCGGAGGTCGGCACGACGGAGATCGACGACGCCGTGGCCCAGGTCAACAACGCCGGCGGCGACAACTCCATCCTCCACCAGTACGGCGTCATCCCGGGCTTCTCCGCCAAGCTGGACGCCACGCAGCTGGGCGCGCTGCTGACCAACCCGGCCGTCGCCTACGTCGAGGAGAACGCCGTCGCGGAGGTGAACACCACCTATCCCAGCCCCGCGGACGGCATCGACCGGGTCGACCAGCGCCTGGGCCGCGACGGCTTCTACAACGACCACGGCCGCTCGGGCGCGGGCGTCCACCTCTACATCGTGGACACCGGCATCAACTCGCGGCACACGGAGTTCACCGGCCGCGTCGGCAACGGCTTCACGTCCATCAACGACGGCCGGGGCGTGGAGGACTGCCACGGGCACGGCACGCACGTGAGCAGCACGGCGGCGGGCACGCAGTACGGCATCGCCAGGCAGGCGCGCATCCACCCGGTCCGCGTGCTGGACTGTAACGGGTTCGGGTCGTGGGCCGGCGTCATCGCGGGCGTGGACTTCGTCCGCGCCAACTGCCCCACCCAGGACGGCCCCTGCGTGGCCAACATGAGCCTGGGCGGAGGCCGCTCGGACGCCGTCAACACGGCGGTGGCCAACGCCGTCGCCGCGGGCGTGACGTTCGTGGTGGCCGCGGGCAACGAGTCCACCGACGCGTGCACCCGTTCGCCGGCGAGCACGCCGTCCGCCATCACCGTGGCCGCCACGGACGACAACGACCGCCGGGCCACCTTCTCCAACTTCGGCGCCTGCGTGGACCTGTTCGCGCCCGGCGTCTCCATCCTGGGCGCCTGGGTGGGCAGCACCACCGCCACCCGCTCCATCGACGGCACGTCCATGGCCAGCCCCCACGTGGCGGGCGCCGCCGCCAACTACCTGGGAGACCACCGCACCGCCCGGCCCGCCCAGGTGGAGCTCAACGTCGAGGGGTCCGCCAGCCTCGACTGCGTCACCGACGAGCGCGGCTCCCCGGACGTCTTCCTCTTCACCGACCTGAACCAGGGCAACTACCACTGCACCAACGAGGTCGCCAGCTGCAAGGGCTTCTGCGGCGGCCAGAGCTACGGCTGCTTCTGCGACGAGACCTGCGCGCGCTACGGCGACTGCTGCCCCGACTACACCACCGTCTGCCAGTGA